CGTTTTCCTGTCCTTCTCCTGAGGGCGTCGCATTCAACCGCAGCACCCGGATGGGTTGCTCCGTGCCGAACACCGACTCCACGGAGGACAACACTGTCAAGCCTGGATCAGAGTTTCACCAACCAGACATCGCTCTTGTACTTTTCGCGGATTTCCGCAGCCGCTGTCTCGGCCTCGGCATAGCTGGGGTAGTTGCCCACCCGGACCCGGTACCAGCGTCCGTTGTTCAGATCGGCGTTCTCCACCCGGGCCTCGAACCCGTTGCGGCTGTAGAAAGCGGCCAGCTTCTCGGCCGACTCGCGGGTCTCCCAGGCCGCCACCTGGATCGTGTACGGCCCGGCGGGCATGCCGGTGCGTGAAACGGCTTTCTTCACCTTGACCGGCTGAGCGGCCGGGGCGGCGGCCTGGGCCGTGTCGGCGGGCTGGGCCGCCTGCTGCGTGGTGTCCGGGGCCGCGGCTGCCGGCTGGGCCTGCGGCGGAGTCGCGCTCATCGGCGGCTCCTTCGGGCCACAGGCTGTCATCAGCATCGCCGTAAGGCCGATCAGCATCCAGTACTTTTTCATCGTACTCTCCGTGGTTGAAGTGCATTGATTTCCGATTCAGTCCACTTTCCGAAAACCACGTCCTGTCAGCCGGTGCCGGTTCGACACGCCTGATTCTGTCACAAAGCCAACTCCAGAAGGGCCTGACCCAGTTCCCGCTCGGCGACCACCCGCGCCGGG
Above is a window of bacterium DNA encoding:
- a CDS encoding SPOR domain-containing protein: MKKYWMLIGLTAMLMTACGPKEPPMSATPPQAQPAAAAPDTTQQAAQPADTAQAAAPAAQPVKVKKAVSRTGMPAGPYTIQVAAWETRESAEKLAAFYSRNGFEARVENADLNNGRWYRVRVGNYPSYAEAETAAAEIREKYKSDVWLVKL